One window of the Suricata suricatta isolate VVHF042 chromosome 7, meerkat_22Aug2017_6uvM2_HiC, whole genome shotgun sequence genome contains the following:
- the RFPL4B gene encoding ret finger protein-like 4B, which translates to MALSLQEELTCPVCLEISLTPVSLSCTHIFCFPCVHRWMLEDWELKVTCPVCREESDSAPAEDLIIGGISLLFTQHRALLKKSLHVSSELLRFCEDVTLDPSTAHSFLVLSEDLRSVRCGNVCHNPLEDPERFAYLACVLGTPCFSSGRHYWEVEVGKAEEWTLGICKQSVDRKRKDGFTSENGFWFISKKAETIYTGSIPETSLPAIPELRHLGIFLDVEMEEVKFFDVQGNTLIYTHSHLSCVEPLRPFFCPELPREGDSGASMKICS; encoded by the coding sequence ATGGCCCTAAGTCTGCAAGAGGAGTTGACCTGTCCAGTTTGTCTGGAAATTTCCCTCACCCCAGTTTCACTCTCCTGCACACACATTTTCTGCTTTCCTTGCGTGCACAGATGGATGCTAGAAGACTGGGAGCTGAAGGTGACCTGCCCCGTGTGTCGAGAGGAAAGCGACAGCGCCCCCGCGGAGGACTTGATAATTGGAGGAATATCCTTGCTGTTCACACAGCACCGTGCCCTACTGAAGAAAAGCCTGCACGTAAGCAGTGAGTTGCTGAGGTTCTGCGAGGATGTGACCCTGGATCCCAGCACTGCCCACTCCTTCCTCGTCCTCTCTGAGGACCTCAGGAGTGTTCGGTGCGGGAATGTCTGCCACAACCCCCTGGAAGATCCCGAGAGGTTCGCCTACCTGGCCTGTGTCCTGGGCACCCCGTGCTTCTCCTCGGGCCGCCATTACTGGGAGGTCGAAGTGGGAAAGGCGGAGGAGTGGACCCTTGGGATCTGCAAGCAATCAGTCGACCGAAAGAGAAAGGACGGTTTTACCTCTGAGAACGGCTTCTGGTTTATCAGCAAGAAGGCAGAAACCATCTATACCGGCTCCATCCCAGAAACCAGCCTTCCTGCAATCCCTGAACTGAGGCACTTAGGAATTTTCTTAGATGTTGAGATGGAAGAAGTCAAGTTTTTTGATGTGCAAGGTAATACCCTCATCTATACACACAGTCATCTCTCATGTGTGGAGCCTTTGCGTCCGTTCTTCTGTCCTGAGCTGCCTAGAGAAGGTGATAGTGGAGCCTCCATGAAAATCTGCTCATGA